One window from the genome of Phycisphaerales bacterium encodes:
- a CDS encoding type II and III secretion system protein family protein, producing the protein MLNQKWGRTSAWVPGLGVFVGGLAAVAGLAVGVQAQSQVATIVLSQPGDENPPLQILAGQSQVIRPPWPVARVSVTDPSIADVQALTPEQVLVLGKKPGSTDLVLWSQDERIWRARVDVGIDVARIKADLERLFPGAELDVTVAQNVLVVSGLLRRVDDSAGLRSFFEKTGMEFVDRTTVAGVQQVLIRVRVAEVQRAALRILAADTDVGGYRIGPAFSDTSTGTTNPSLLTAGVSRFTGSLDNAFGLGVSIPEWKIDTFIQALQENNYLRVLAEPSLKCVSGEEATFLAGGEFPIPVVQGGGAVTATTSTTSITIEYKEFGVRLRFKPYVLGDNTIRLLVAPEVSELTETGAVNIQGFRIPAILTRRAETTLELKSGQTFSLAGLISQRSEGRNSRAPLLGDLPVLGTLFRSVRYQAGETELVVMVTADLVEPMNVAGKTAVPGSTHSSPNDWELYSKGMIDGNPTPRVSAADCEWMKSTGMNRLRGPGAWSTHDQAPASSTSNLRPNDSAAH; encoded by the coding sequence ATGCTGAATCAGAAGTGGGGGCGTACGTCGGCCTGGGTTCCGGGCCTGGGTGTGTTCGTCGGCGGGCTGGCGGCGGTGGCCGGGCTCGCCGTCGGCGTTCAGGCGCAGTCGCAGGTCGCGACGATCGTGCTGTCGCAGCCGGGGGACGAGAACCCGCCGCTGCAGATCCTGGCGGGGCAGTCGCAGGTCATCCGCCCACCGTGGCCGGTTGCGCGGGTGTCGGTGACCGACCCGTCAATCGCCGACGTGCAGGCGCTGACGCCCGAGCAGGTGCTGGTGCTGGGCAAGAAGCCGGGGTCGACGGACCTGGTGCTGTGGAGCCAGGACGAGCGGATCTGGCGGGCCCGCGTGGATGTGGGCATCGACGTTGCTCGCATCAAGGCCGACCTCGAGCGGCTCTTCCCGGGAGCCGAGCTCGACGTGACCGTCGCTCAGAACGTGCTGGTGGTGAGCGGGCTGCTGCGGCGGGTGGACGACTCCGCCGGCCTGCGCTCGTTCTTCGAGAAGACGGGGATGGAGTTCGTGGACCGCACGACGGTCGCCGGCGTACAGCAGGTGCTGATCCGCGTGCGCGTTGCGGAGGTGCAGCGTGCGGCGCTGCGGATCCTCGCGGCGGACACGGATGTTGGTGGCTATCGGATCGGACCTGCATTTTCTGACACGAGCACCGGCACGACGAACCCCTCGCTGCTGACCGCTGGGGTGAGCCGCTTCACGGGGAGCCTCGACAACGCGTTCGGGCTGGGCGTGAGCATCCCCGAGTGGAAGATTGACACCTTCATCCAGGCGCTGCAGGAGAACAACTACCTCCGCGTGCTGGCGGAGCCGAGCCTCAAGTGCGTGAGCGGCGAGGAGGCGACGTTCCTCGCGGGCGGCGAGTTCCCGATCCCGGTCGTCCAGGGCGGCGGCGCAGTAACGGCGACCACGAGCACGACCTCGATCACGATTGAGTACAAGGAGTTCGGTGTCCGCCTGCGGTTCAAGCCTTACGTGCTGGGTGACAACACCATCCGGCTGCTGGTGGCGCCGGAGGTGAGCGAGCTTACTGAGACCGGCGCGGTGAACATCCAGGGCTTCCGCATCCCGGCCATCCTCACGCGTCGTGCGGAGACCACGCTGGAGCTCAAGAGCGGGCAGACGTTCTCACTGGCGGGGCTGATCAGCCAGCGCAGCGAGGGGCGCAACTCGCGGGCGCCGCTGCTGGGCGACCTGCCCGTGCTGGGCACGCTGTTCCGCTCGGTGCGGTACCAGGCAGGCGAGACGGAACTGGTGGTCATGGTGACGGCGGACCTCGTCGAGCCCATGAACGTCGCGGGGAAGACGGCGGTGCCGGGCTCAACGCACAGCTCGCCCAACGACTGGGAGCTGTACTCCAAGGGCATGATCGACGGCAACCCGACGCCGCGTGTGAGTGCGGCGGACTGCGAGTGGATGAAGTCCACGGGCATGAACCGCCTGCGCGGTCCGGGCGCGTGGAGCACCCACGACCAGGCGCCCGCTTCCTCAACCTCGAACCTGCGGCCGAACGACTCGGCCGCTCACTAA